A single Rhinolophus ferrumequinum isolate MPI-CBG mRhiFer1 chromosome 12, mRhiFer1_v1.p, whole genome shotgun sequence DNA region contains:
- the LOC117032471 gene encoding beta-lactoglobulin encodes MALQRGPLLLLTLSLGLASAQKTLEEVPVQPGFDAQKVEGRWLTIQLATSDTLLVSPEDPLRLALHSIRTWNRDLEFVLFWTGKGVCKGLNVTVHPTGPHGQYQGFFEGGGRMFVRFVSTDYSSLILYVRFEDGGEVTSLWALLARRVLRDPKWLGRYQGYVREFQLQEAPVFNLDARCSPPAAYARAGS; translated from the exons ATGGCCCTGCAGAGAGGGCCACTCCTGCTGCTCACCCTCAGCCTGGGCCTGGCCAGTGCCCAGAAGACTCTAGAAGAAGTGCCGGTGCAGCCAGGCTTTGATGCCCAGAAG GTGGAGGGGCGCTGGCTGACCATCCAGCTGGCCACCAGCGACACACTCCTGGTCTCCCCAGAAGACCCCTTGAGGCTCGCTCTCCATTCCATTCGGACCTGGAACAGGGACCTGGAGTTTGTCTTGTTCTGGAC agGAAAGGGGGTGTGCAAAGGACTCAATGTCACCGTCCACCCAACTGGGCCCCACGGCCAGTACCAGGGCTTCT TCGAGGGAGGTGGCCGCATGTTCGTCCGCTTCGTCAGCACTGACTACAGCAGCCTCATTCTTTATGTCCGGTTCGAGGACGGCGGTGAGGTCACCAGCCTGTGGGCGCTGCTAG CCAGAAGAGTGCTCAGGGACCCCAAGTGGCTGGGGAGATACCAGGGGTACGTCAGGGAATTCCAGCTGCAGGAAGCCCCAGTCTTCAACCTGGATG CCCGGTGCTCCCCACCCGCAGCCTATGCCAGGGCCGGTTCCTGA
- the LOC117031597 gene encoding beta-lactoglobulin-1-like has product MKCLVLALSVALVCGTQAIFVPRTVPEDLDVQKVAGTWHSMAMAASDISLLNTERAPLRVFVKELRPTPENNLEIVLQRWEDGSCAEKKILAEKTEVPAEFKISYLDENKLHVLDTDYENYMFLCMENAAAPGQGLACQYLARTLTADEGVMEQFHTALKPLPVHIWLRFTPTQAEDLPGSSGREMPCLGELQRTASWVTCRSCPHVLCPRVGSVAPPNPFRRALLPLGTLLDITPPGTLAPLAQSGMCCSELIPFSNKEIPSDPGC; this is encoded by the exons ATGAAGTGCCTCGTGCTTGCCCTGAGTGTGGCCCTCGTGTGTGGTACCCAGGCCATCTTTGTCCCCCGGACCGTCCCGGAGGACCTGGACGTCCAGAAG GTGGCTGGGACGTGGCACTCCATGGCCATGGCGGCCAGTGACATCTCCTTGCTTAACACTGAACGCGCCCCTCTGAGAGTGTTCGTGAAGGAGCTGAGACCGACCCCCGAGAACAACCTGGAGATTGTCCTGCAGAGATG GGAGGATGGCAGCTGTGCCGAGAAGAAGATCTTGGCAGAGAAAACCGAGGTCCCTGCCGAGTTCAAGATCAGCT ACCTGGACGAGAACAAGCTGCACGTGCTGGACACTGACTACGAGAACTACATGTTCCTGTGCATGGAGAACGCCGCtgccccagggcagggcctggcctgcCAGTACCTGG CCAGAACCCTGACGGCCGACGAGGGCGTCATGGAGCAGTTCCACACAGCCCTGAAGCCTCTGCCCGTGCACATCTGGCTCCGCTTCACCCCGACCCAGGCGGAAG ATCTCCCAGGAAgcagtgggag AGAGATGCCTTGTCTAGGTGAGCTCCAGCGGACTGCCTCCTGGGTAACGTGCCGGTCCTGCCCCCACGTCCTGTGCCCGCGCGTGGGGTCAGTGGCGCCCCCGAATCCCTTCCGTCGGGCCCTGCTCCCCCTTGGGACACTGCTGGACATCACTCCTCCTGGGACCCTGGCACCTCTGGCCCAGTCTGGGATGTGCTGCTCTGAGCTGATCCCCTTCAGCAATAAAGAAATACCCAGTGATCCTGGCTGCTGA